The Tenacibaculum jejuense genome includes a window with the following:
- a CDS encoding YitT family protein: MDKNITKHVIIDFIQIGFAIIIASIGLKAFLLPNGFLDGGVTGIAILLSELFHIDISILLPIVSIPFFILGYFTITKRILLKSIICIICLSLAIHFENFSTITDDKLIIATFGGVFLGVGIGLAIRAGAVLDASELLGLYINEKIGLSIGQVILLFNIVLFAITAILLTPEIAMYSVLTYFITSKAIDFTIQGFENYVGLMIVSKKSELIEHEFLKNIGLGITVYQGVKGYGKSGVIENNQIIHVVVNRINARRISRIIEQIDEDAFITEFDVNNVKGGKLKKFLNKENTPSN; this comes from the coding sequence ATGGATAAAAATATTACCAAACACGTCATTATAGATTTTATTCAAATTGGATTTGCAATTATTATTGCTAGTATAGGACTAAAAGCTTTTTTATTACCTAACGGTTTTCTAGATGGAGGAGTTACAGGAATTGCTATTTTACTGAGTGAATTATTTCATATAGATATTTCAATACTTCTCCCAATAGTATCGATACCTTTTTTCATTTTAGGATACTTTACAATTACCAAGAGAATCTTGTTAAAATCAATTATTTGTATCATTTGTTTATCATTAGCAATCCATTTTGAAAATTTCAGCACGATTACTGATGATAAATTAATCATAGCCACTTTTGGAGGTGTTTTTTTAGGTGTAGGAATTGGACTGGCAATACGAGCTGGTGCTGTGCTAGATGCATCTGAATTGTTAGGACTTTATATCAATGAAAAAATCGGACTTTCAATCGGGCAAGTTATTCTTCTATTTAATATTGTGCTTTTCGCAATTACAGCAATCTTACTCACACCAGAAATAGCAATGTATTCTGTACTTACTTATTTTATTACAAGTAAAGCTATAGATTTTACCATTCAAGGATTTGAGAACTATGTTGGATTAATGATTGTTTCTAAAAAAAGTGAGTTAATTGAACATGAATTTTTAAAAAATATTGGTTTAGGAATAACTGTTTATCAAGGTGTAAAAGGTTATGGAAAGTCAGGTGTAATAGAAAACAATCAAATTATTCACGTAGTTGTGAATAGAATTAATGCTCGTAGAATTAGCCGAATTATTGAACAAATTGATGAAGACGCATTCATAACCGAATTTGATGTAAATAATGTTAAAGGAGGAAAACTCAAAAAATTCTTAAACAAAGAA
- a CDS encoding serine hydrolase domain-containing protein: MKQTIENHEIPGLAVAIIQDNKTLYKNYFGSSTIEKKEPIKSSSIFPLYSTTKLITSVAIFQLIEQEKLNLNDTISKYLKNLPEQWNSIQIKHLLSHSSGIPDYVKYSSDLSNEEMIKRLAEDEMEFAKGNEYRYNQTNFWLLAQIIEKITDKTYEDFVIKNQFNSNANSLIFSSNTSEVFPNKVPVYSYNRKKKKFEIPTFINGKRAHAANGINITLENIVTWNLQLDANKLLKPNTKSLMWSPFNFTNGTDNFLSGWSITHVNDIPSYGFSGGNVSAIRKFPNQNTTIILLTNGYKIPAYDIIINDLARITIPELKSKNYALEENVVELIGNKKYKQALDTFKKLKTENAKLNFFNLKMAVNTSGNIALNNNDFINAMEAFKINSKIYPEWWVSYAGMAESYENLNEKSNAVLNYEKAILLNKSYTNYNTFMKSRVTEIKNN, encoded by the coding sequence ATGAAACAAACTATCGAGAATCATGAAATTCCTGGATTAGCTGTAGCCATCATTCAAGATAACAAAACGCTATATAAAAATTATTTTGGAAGCTCTACTATTGAAAAAAAAGAACCAATAAAATCTAGCTCAATATTTCCATTATACTCTACTACTAAGCTTATTACAAGTGTTGCAATTTTTCAACTTATTGAACAAGAAAAATTGAACCTTAACGATACCATCTCAAAATACCTTAAAAATTTACCTGAACAATGGAATTCAATACAAATTAAACATTTATTAAGCCATTCATCAGGTATACCTGACTATGTGAAATATAGCAGTGATTTATCTAACGAAGAGATGATTAAAAGATTAGCTGAAGATGAAATGGAATTTGCAAAGGGAAATGAATATAGGTATAATCAAACCAATTTTTGGTTGCTAGCTCAAATAATAGAAAAAATTACAGACAAGACCTACGAGGATTTTGTGATTAAAAATCAATTCAACTCTAACGCTAACAGTTTAATTTTCTCCTCTAACACTAGTGAAGTTTTCCCTAATAAAGTTCCTGTATATTCTTACAACCGTAAAAAGAAAAAATTCGAAATACCAACATTTATAAATGGTAAAAGAGCTCATGCCGCGAATGGTATTAATATAACATTAGAGAACATCGTTACATGGAATCTTCAATTAGATGCTAATAAACTATTGAAGCCTAACACCAAATCTCTCATGTGGTCACCTTTCAACTTTACAAACGGAACAGATAATTTTCTATCAGGTTGGAGTATTACTCATGTAAATGATATTCCTTCTTATGGTTTTTCTGGAGGTAATGTTTCTGCTATTAGGAAATTTCCGAATCAAAATACAACTATAATTTTGCTAACTAATGGTTACAAAATTCCTGCATATGATATTATAATTAATGATTTAGCTAGAATTACAATACCAGAACTAAAAAGTAAAAATTATGCTTTAGAAGAAAATGTAGTAGAACTTATCGGCAACAAAAAGTACAAACAAGCTCTCGATACATTTAAAAAGCTAAAAACAGAAAATGCTAAACTAAATTTTTTTAATTTGAAAATGGCTGTTAATACTTCTGGAAATATTGCTTTAAACAATAATGATTTTATTAATGCAATGGAAGCTTTTAAAATTAATTCTAAAATTTATCCTGAATGGTGGGTTTCTTATGCCGGAATGGCTGAAAGTTATGAGAATCTAAATGAAAAATCAAATGCTGTACTGAATTACGAGAAAGCAATTCTATTAAACAAAAGTTATACTAATTACAACACGTTTATGAAAAGTAGAGTAACAGAAATTAAAAATAATTGA
- a CDS encoding GNAT family N-acetyltransferase: MEYFKPLILNTYLDAVVLRCIRNNENKIIGFIGVAEQNLEMLFIDPKYRGKGIGKKLLNYSIDNLDVTKVDVNEQNEQAVGFYKKFGFKTIKRSELDSSGKPYPTLHMELKK, encoded by the coding sequence ATTGAATATTTTAAGCCTCTTATTTTAAATACATACTTAGATGCTGTAGTACTAAGATGCATAAGGAATAATGAAAATAAAATTATTGGTTTTATTGGAGTTGCAGAACAGAATTTAGAAATGTTATTTATCGATCCTAAATACAGAGGAAAAGGAATTGGTAAAAAATTATTAAACTATTCAATTGATAATTTAGATGTTACAAAAGTTGACGTAAATGAACAGAATGAACAAGCAGTTGGATTTTATAAAAAATTTGGTTTTAAAACAATTAAACGTTCTGAATTAGATTCTTCAGGAAAGCCTTACCCTACTTTACATATGGAACTGAAAAAATAA